The Parafrankia discariae genome includes a window with the following:
- a CDS encoding SsgA family sporulation/cell division regulator has product MTIRHDSITAELALRLVVPGGAPVPVAATVRYEPADPYAVSIGFRTGADEVVEWTFARQLLSDGVRRPAGDGDVQVWPAAQSGGRIVCLSLSSPSGHALFEMPRAEVLAFLRRTYSAVPLGGESDVIDLDAELALLIWGGPER; this is encoded by the coding sequence ATGACTATTCGTCACGATTCGATCACCGCAGAACTCGCCCTTCGGCTCGTCGTTCCCGGCGGCGCCCCGGTTCCGGTCGCCGCCACCGTCCGTTACGAGCCTGCCGACCCTTATGCGGTCAGCATCGGCTTCCGTACCGGCGCCGACGAGGTCGTCGAATGGACATTCGCCCGGCAGCTGCTGAGCGACGGCGTGCGCCGGCCAGCCGGCGACGGCGATGTCCAGGTCTGGCCCGCCGCGCAGTCTGGCGGGCGGATCGTCTGCCTGTCGTTGTCCAGTCCATCCGGTCACGCTCTGTTCGAGATGCCGCGCGCGGAGGTGCTGGCCTTCCTGCGCCGCACGTACTCCGCCGTGCCGCTCGGCGGCGAGAGCGACGTCATCGACCTGGATGCCGAACTCGCCCTGCTGATCTGGGGCGGCCCCGAGCGGTGA